In one Brevibacillus choshinensis genomic region, the following are encoded:
- a CDS encoding acyl-ACP desaturase — MPLLNYSLNVFDPQLEPYLTELYRQHRERANGIDWSYHEYIPWEKGRSFKTEPWSPEQRTLPTAIYTAVETSLLTEVNLPFFYHHLAVTFKGSLEVLQEFVHTWVAEEDQHSSLLETYLIITRNANPHELHRLRKQVVEGGFAPDFDTAMETMVYTTVQELATMVFYNNVAKAATDYDKDLSRLLRRIAKDETLHFAFYRDAVKGYLGVDHNFVYYIHKAMTSFAMPGIEMPSFKERMDLIAKEANYGPVSYFNQVFDYLIQFWGIEKLQPSRAEAEAAKQDLLAYHVKLRRISERLAAKGLS, encoded by the coding sequence ATGCCACTTCTCAACTATAGCCTAAATGTGTTTGATCCGCAGCTGGAGCCGTACCTGACAGAACTTTACAGACAGCATCGAGAACGAGCAAACGGTATCGACTGGAGCTACCATGAATACATACCGTGGGAAAAGGGACGGAGCTTTAAAACGGAACCATGGTCCCCAGAACAGCGAACGCTTCCCACCGCTATCTATACAGCAGTGGAAACATCGCTCTTAACAGAAGTGAACCTACCCTTCTTTTATCACCATCTCGCTGTCACGTTTAAAGGCTCTCTCGAGGTCTTGCAAGAATTCGTACACACGTGGGTAGCGGAAGAAGATCAGCACTCTTCCTTGCTGGAAACGTACCTGATCATCACTCGGAATGCCAATCCACATGAACTGCACCGTCTGCGCAAACAGGTGGTGGAAGGCGGCTTTGCTCCAGACTTTGACACGGCGATGGAGACGATGGTGTACACGACCGTTCAAGAGCTGGCCACGATGGTCTTTTACAACAACGTGGCAAAGGCTGCGACCGATTACGACAAAGATTTGTCCCGATTGCTACGCCGCATAGCCAAAGATGAGACGCTGCATTTTGCATTTTATCGCGACGCTGTAAAAGGGTATTTGGGTGTCGATCACAACTTCGTCTATTACATTCATAAAGCAATGACATCCTTTGCCATGCCAGGGATAGAAATGCCGTCCTTCAAAGAGAGAATGGACCTAATCGCAAAAGAAGCCAACTATGGTCCGGTATCTTATTTTAATCAAGTATTTGATTATTTGATCCAATTTTGGGGAATTGAAAAGCTGCAGCCAAGCCGAGCGGAGGCTGAGGCAGCCAAACAGGACCTCCTCGCCTACCATGTGAAATTAAGAAGAATCAGCGAGCGTTTGGCTGCCAAAGGATTAAGCTAG
- a CDS encoding cold-shock protein: MYFSKKAMVPVEEEETNVWMCSNDGCTCWMRDNFSFDESPSCPFCQSQMVKDTKMLPVLTNHSNKRTP, translated from the coding sequence TTGTATTTCTCTAAGAAAGCAATGGTTCCGGTCGAAGAAGAGGAAACAAATGTGTGGATGTGTAGCAATGACGGCTGTACGTGCTGGATGAGAGATAACTTTTCCTTTGACGAAAGCCCTAGCTGCCCATTCTGCCAGTCTCAGATGGTAAAAGACACGAAAATGCTTCCCGTTTTGACGAACCACAGCAATAAACGCACTCCCTGA
- a CDS encoding acyltransferase family protein, translating to MYTDSKILKSLFYIQLFSSFLVVVGHFTASVLYFNDPFWIVALNQISRYGTVLLTIATGYLTAYSFDKKQPAFREFFTGKIIYIVIPFLVSGVLYHYLLKNGMPHSFRDYANIVLGKTGDHLYFVFMICQYYVAAYFLRNIITKRNILYVIWILLAVQYVYIHYIHQGWLGLTTRHMLPTWIFTLYMGHLIYWYREWILSFLRNNRSILMLVTGVSTAAAIYFVFSNKLYVAVHLTFVFATLLSFLVLMVFFLELVDHLHIKFRKGLTYFIFLFHSAFLILFKDLLYQVFGEVSWIFQNTWYSLLYLAAIFVCSAVFAILLVRLVKRLENAWASMGRIRKERLQ from the coding sequence ATGTATACGGATTCAAAAATCTTGAAGTCTCTGTTTTACATTCAGCTGTTTTCTAGCTTTTTGGTCGTAGTCGGACACTTTACTGCATCTGTGCTTTACTTTAACGATCCTTTTTGGATTGTTGCCCTCAACCAGATTAGCCGCTATGGTACCGTACTTCTGACCATTGCGACGGGCTACTTGACTGCTTACTCGTTTGATAAAAAGCAACCAGCTTTTCGCGAGTTCTTCACGGGCAAAATCATCTACATCGTCATCCCGTTTCTCGTATCCGGGGTGCTCTACCATTACTTGCTGAAGAACGGCATGCCTCATTCTTTTCGTGATTACGCTAATATCGTTCTAGGCAAAACAGGCGACCATCTCTATTTCGTGTTCATGATTTGCCAGTACTACGTGGCAGCCTACTTTTTACGGAATATCATCACCAAACGCAATATTCTCTACGTCATCTGGATATTGCTCGCGGTGCAATACGTTTACATCCATTACATTCACCAAGGCTGGCTGGGTCTGACCACCCGCCATATGCTTCCGACCTGGATTTTCACCCTGTACATGGGCCATCTGATTTATTGGTATCGCGAGTGGATCCTTTCTTTTCTGCGAAACAACCGTTCGATCCTCATGCTGGTTACGGGTGTTTCCACAGCGGCTGCGATCTATTTTGTCTTCTCAAACAAGCTTTATGTGGCTGTTCATCTGACGTTTGTCTTTGCTACGTTGCTGTCTTTTCTCGTGCTCATGGTCTTCTTCCTGGAGCTGGTCGACCATCTGCACATCAAGTTTCGAAAAGGCTTGACCTATTTCATCTTTCTGTTTCACTCTGCTTTTCTCATTCTGTTCAAAGATTTGCTTTATCAGGTCTTCGGTGAGGTGTCCTGGATTTTCCAAAATACCTGGTACTCACTCCTCTACCTGGCCGCAATCTTTGTCTGCAGTGCGGTCTTCGCCATCTTGCTGGTCCGCCTCGTCAAACGTTTGGAGAACGCTTGGGCAAGCATGGGGAGAATCAGGAAGGAACGTCTGCAGTAG
- a CDS encoding BMQ_0737 family morphogenetic spore coat protein codes for MSQLAYVANTMSANVSVIDTDPFSPTFNTEIDLIPLSGSGHLLIAVTPDNFRAYVTNRISNNVSVIDTNPTSPTFNTEIDLILLSGTTPTGIAITPDGTRAYVANRSSDNVSVIDTNPLSPTFNTEIDLITLTGLGPIGLQITPDATRAYVPNSGSNDVSVIDTNPASPTFNTEIALIPLTGLTATVAAITSDGTRTYVTNETTNDVSVIDTNPVSPTFNTEIALIPLSGTNPIVIKITPDGTRAYVADSNSNNVSVIDTNPASPTFNTEIDLILVSGSDPAGVAITPDGTRAYVSDQLSNNVSVIDTNPASPTFNTEIDLITISGTMPAGIAIILQLPPTPPPTPMPIPVALSLPLDCIRVQKVYDWVIAANRDRNKVPIPDDCRPLVDAAIRAGQNITIQCVEPIVPPTFPLIPKPQPTHSLDFSCTVIGIRRENLIVNGNIVRVGIVRFLFGATLLIRVFANGTLLCEFPATIQFDDDIVLCLPEPLDESNILCRITAVECTPIGNVLLGGMIDLEVIICKEIQVEAELKLEVLAKFCRPRPIIPVPPPTPSFICPPITFPPQCPDIIFPRRNCDCQGTANALLTNSTVFFEGVAETGTEQLLADICPSCDPGSSTFSYTFVDTAPPTPSPTDVILGDFSFVYTPVQISSPTCSAPPTGGLQLMVTATGIRTFTATGTNETLSAELTLSELPCAFDTFRLILRNALSVVVYDTGLQSASDASIYVKDCVTFLDVIPTSGN; via the coding sequence ATGTCACAACTTGCCTATGTAGCCAATACTATGTCTGCTAATGTTTCGGTGATCGATACGGATCCTTTCAGCCCCACCTTCAATACCGAGATCGACCTTATACCCTTGAGCGGGTCTGGCCATCTTTTGATTGCGGTTACGCCGGATAACTTCCGTGCTTACGTTACGAATAGAATTTCCAATAATGTCTCCGTGATTGATACAAATCCCACTAGTCCGACATTCAACACCGAGATTGATCTCATCCTGCTGTCGGGGACGACTCCCACGGGAATTGCCATCACTCCAGACGGTACTCGTGCTTATGTAGCGAATAGAAGCTCTGACAACGTCTCGGTAATTGATACCAATCCCCTCAGTCCCACATTCAACACCGAGATCGACTTGATCACGTTGACAGGGCTTGGTCCCATTGGTCTTCAAATTACACCTGACGCTACACGCGCATATGTACCGAATTCCGGGTCCAATGACGTCTCCGTGATTGATACAAATCCCGCCAGTCCCACCTTCAACACAGAGATTGCACTCATCCCTTTGACCGGTTTAACTGCAACTGTGGCAGCCATCACTTCTGATGGCACCCGTACGTATGTAACCAATGAAACCACCAACGATGTCTCTGTGATCGATACGAACCCCGTAAGTCCCACCTTCAACACCGAGATCGCTTTAATCCCGTTGAGCGGGACCAATCCAATCGTAATAAAGATCACCCCGGACGGTACGCGTGCCTATGTAGCTGATAGTAATTCCAATAATGTCTCCGTGATAGATACGAATCCCGCTAGTCCTACCTTCAACACCGAAATCGATTTGATCCTGGTATCAGGATCTGATCCTGCCGGTGTCGCGATCACTCCAGATGGTACTCGCGCGTATGTTAGCGACCAACTCTCCAATAATGTCTCCGTGATCGATACGAATCCCGCCAGTCCCACCTTCAATACCGAAATTGATTTAATAACCATATCGGGAACCATGCCGGCTGGCATCGCAATTATCTTGCAACTGCCTCCAACTCCCCCTCCAACTCCGATGCCTATTCCCGTTGCGCTTTCTCTTCCATTGGATTGCATCCGCGTCCAAAAGGTATACGACTGGGTGATTGCCGCCAATAGGGACAGGAACAAGGTACCTATCCCAGACGATTGCCGACCACTGGTAGATGCAGCGATCCGTGCCGGTCAGAACATCACGATCCAATGCGTGGAGCCGATCGTTCCACCAACATTCCCACTGATCCCCAAACCGCAGCCCACACACTCTTTGGACTTTTCTTGCACCGTCATTGGTATCCGGCGTGAAAACCTCATTGTAAACGGAAACATCGTACGTGTCGGGATCGTCCGCTTCCTGTTTGGCGCCACGCTCCTGATCCGTGTATTTGCTAATGGCACACTGTTGTGCGAATTCCCCGCTACCATACAATTCGATGACGATATCGTACTGTGTTTGCCGGAACCATTGGATGAATCCAACATCCTCTGCCGCATCACTGCCGTCGAGTGCACGCCGATCGGCAATGTGCTCCTGGGCGGTATGATAGATTTGGAAGTCATCATCTGCAAAGAGATCCAGGTGGAAGCGGAATTGAAGCTGGAAGTATTGGCGAAGTTCTGTCGTCCGCGCCCGATCATTCCAGTACCGCCTCCGACTCCTTCGTTCATCTGTCCGCCGATCACGTTCCCGCCTCAGTGCCCAGATATTATCTTCCCGCGCAGAAACTGCGACTGCCAGGGAACAGCCAACGCTCTCTTGACCAACTCCACTGTCTTCTTCGAAGGTGTGGCTGAAACGGGGACAGAACAATTGCTTGCCGATATCTGCCCGAGTTGCGATCCGGGAAGCAGCACGTTCTCTTATACGTTTGTCGATACGGCGCCACCTACGCCGTCGCCGACAGACGTAATTCTCGGCGATTTCAGTTTTGTCTATACGCCTGTTCAAATTAGCTCACCTACTTGCTCAGCTCCACCTACGGGCGGCCTACAGCTCATGGTCACCGCTACCGGTATCCGGACGTTCACTGCGACAGGAACGAACGAGACTCTCAGCGCCGAGCTTACGCTAAGCGAACTTCCGTGCGCATTTGATACCTTCCGCCTCATCCTCCGCAACGCCCTCAGTGTGGTTGTCTACGACACAGGCCTACAATCCGCTTCCGATGCCAGCATTTATGTGAAGGATTGTGTTACTTTCCTAGATGTAATTCCAACTAGCGGTAACTGA
- a CDS encoding histidine kinase N-terminal domain-containing protein — MDELTTFLDEHEATIVEAFRAQIVVSEDDQFKDFIHLNGQAMYRMVVGYFREQITQEDIKQLAYKVANERNQADINIGDFVFNVCLGRQLIVDLLQSGSFPPAILVSALTKMNECFDVFLVHAVSKYTDLKNNDLAEMNLFIERSHKDRLTILGQLASSFVHEFRNPLTSIIGFSKLLKEDYPDLPYVDIIVNELFQLNYRVSQFLLVSKKGVIQRKSEVFNFQQLFEEILAFLYPNIVDVNADIQCRIDPSCELTGYRDEIKQVFINIISNALDALHRKASNKIIAIDVLQADGATHVSISNNGACIPPDLLNVIFEPFFTTKELGTGIGLFVCKEIIERHAGTITCESTDENTTFIMQFSPATGRTNEKKALS; from the coding sequence ATGGATGAACTGACAACATTTTTGGACGAGCATGAGGCAACCATTGTTGAAGCGTTCAGAGCACAAATAGTTGTTTCCGAAGACGACCAGTTTAAAGATTTTATTCATCTAAACGGACAAGCGATGTACAGGATGGTAGTCGGTTATTTTCGTGAGCAGATTACGCAGGAAGATATCAAACAGTTGGCTTACAAAGTCGCGAACGAACGCAATCAGGCCGATATCAACATCGGTGATTTTGTCTTCAACGTTTGTTTGGGCAGACAGCTGATCGTGGATTTGCTGCAATCGGGTTCCTTTCCACCAGCTATTCTCGTTTCCGCCTTGACCAAGATGAACGAGTGCTTTGACGTCTTTCTAGTGCATGCCGTATCCAAATATACGGATCTGAAAAACAACGATTTGGCCGAAATGAACTTGTTTATCGAACGTTCCCACAAAGATCGCCTCACCATTTTAGGTCAGTTAGCATCGAGCTTTGTGCATGAATTCCGGAATCCGTTGACTTCGATTATTGGTTTCTCCAAGCTCCTCAAGGAAGATTATCCCGATCTTCCGTACGTCGATATCATCGTAAATGAACTGTTCCAGTTGAATTATCGGGTGTCGCAATTTTTGCTGGTGTCCAAAAAAGGGGTCATCCAGCGAAAAAGTGAAGTATTCAATTTCCAGCAACTATTCGAGGAAATACTCGCCTTCCTTTATCCCAATATTGTCGATGTCAATGCGGATATCCAGTGTCGCATCGATCCTTCGTGCGAGCTGACAGGCTATCGCGATGAAATCAAGCAGGTCTTTATTAATATCATCTCAAATGCTCTGGATGCCTTGCATCGAAAGGCGAGCAACAAAATCATTGCCATCGATGTTTTGCAAGCCGACGGCGCGACTCACGTATCGATCTCGAATAACGGGGCATGCATTCCCCCTGATCTTTTGAATGTCATTTTCGAACCCTTCTTCACGACAAAGGAGCTCGGGACAGGGATTGGGCTATTCGTCTGCAAAGAAATCATCGAGCGGCACGCAGGCACCATTACCTGCGAATCCACGGACGAGAACACGACATTTATCATGCAGTTCAGCCCAGCCACAGGACGAACGAACGAAAAAAAGGCACTCTCATGA